The genomic stretch ACTTTTTTCAGCGTATCCTGAACAATACCAAGTAGCACTTCAGGACGTTGTTCCAATTCATTCATAATAATTTTCTTCGCAATGGCCGTGCTTAGTGAGAGAAGAAATGGCTCAGCACTTTGAATCAACTCTTCTTTTTTGTCATAAGCGGCCTTTATCATCTGTTCCATTTCTTTCTTTTGCTGATCGAACTCGAAATGAATTTGCTGCATGCCTGCTTCATACCCAGCCGCATATCCGCTTTCTTCCGCTTCTCGCACGGTTTTTTTCGTCATTTCCTGCCACTCGAGCTCTTTTTCCTGCTGCTTTTTCTCTAGATGGTGATGCACATTCGCTTCTTCTTCTCCAAGCCTCGTTCGAATTGTATGATAGAGATCTTCAAGACGAATCATCATTTCAAGAAGCTGAGATTTCTTTTCTTCTATTGTCATTGTCCTCGTCGGAAGAATACGGCTACGTTTTGGTTCTGTCACTGTTCGCTGTTCAAGCACCTTTGGAACGGCTCGCTTTTCGCCAGAGGTTTTTCGGATGACGTTAGACAATCAAATCATCTCCTCCGCCGCGCGCAATCATCACATCGCCAGTTTCTTCAAGGTAGCGGATGACAGAAACGATGCGCGTTTGGGCTTCTTCCACTTCACGTAGTCGAAGTGGCCCCATTAATTCGATCTCTTCTTTTACCGTATCGACCCGGCGATTGGACATATTTCTGAAAATCGTATCCTTCACATCATCGCTTGCGACTTTTAACGCAATGGAGAGATCTTCATCCTTTACTTCGCTAATCACAAGGCGAATCGAGCGATCATCAAGCGTCACGATATCTTCAAATACAAACATCCGCTTTTTAATCTCTTCTGCTAGATTTGGATCATCTTTTTCAAGTGAACTTAAAATCGTACGTTCTGTGCTTCGATCAACGCTGCTCAATACCTGAACAATCGCTTCCACTCCACCTGTAAATGTGTAGTCTTGGGAGCCCGTTGCGTTAAGTTTCCCTTCAATAATCGTCTCAAGCTGACTAATGACTTCTGGTGATGTGCTATCCATTAGTGCGATACGACGCGCAACATCTGCCTGACTTTCTTGCGGCAGCGAGGAAAGAATTTGCGACGATTGCTTTGCATCAAGATAGGAAAGAACAAGCGCAATCGTCTGCGGATGCTCCTGTTGTAAAATATTTAAAATTTGATCGGGATCCGCTTTTCGTGCAAACGCAAAAGGTTTTACTTTTAGGTTCGCTTTTAAACGCGTCAAAATTTCTTCTGCCTTCTTCGATCCAAGCGCCTGTTCAAGAACATGCCGTGCATATTCAATGCCACCGACCGCGATGTAGTCTTTCGCTTTTACCATTTGGATAAACTCGTCTACGACGGCTTCACGCTCATCAGGCTCTACTTTTCGAAGCTCTGAGATCCCAAGTGCCAGCTGATCAATTTCTTTTTCCGATAAATGTTTAAAGGTTTGTACGGATAAGTCTGGTCCTAAAGAAGTAAGAAGGATTGCCGCTTTCTGAGTTCCCGTTAATTCTTCTGTCGTGCTCACCATCCAACCCCCTATTCTTCTTTCATCCATAGTCTTAGTAGTTTCACAAATTCTTCTGGATCATTTTTTGCAAGACTTTCAATCTCGTCTTTTCCAACTAGGGTATCTGGCGTCATATCGACTTCGCGCTCTTCGCGTGGTAAATAATGATCTTCCGGAGGACTATAAGATTGTTCAAACTCCATGAAGTCTTCATCTTCTTTACTTACCCGGCGTCGGAAAAGTAGAAAAATTCCTCCTATAATGAGAACCCCTACTCCACCTGCAATCGTATAAAGTACCCAGGCGGGAACGCTATCCATCATCTTTGAAAACATGCCTTCTGTTGGCTCTTCATAGTCGGCCCGTCCCTTAAATTCATTCGCAAATACCGAGATCCGCTCTTCAAGAGCCGCGTCATCAAGCGGAACTTCACTTTCACTTAACGAGGTACGGACAACATTTTTAAGGACCGTGCGAATATCTTCTATATCAGCTGCAGTTAAGGTCGTGATATCATCAGCCACAGGTGGCTCTACACCAACGTTTATCGTAATATCATCAATGAGATAAGGACTTTCTTCGATCTCCTTATGAATGCGATTCACTTCACGGTTGATGCGGTCTTCTACTTTTTCATAAGAACCGTCACCCTGGGCACCCGGATCATCTGCGTTATAGTTTGGAATTTCGCCTTCATCTGTACCTGTTCCATCCTGAGCAGCAGCTTGATCGCCAGAATACGATTCCATAATTTTCTCAACACTTATATCAATGCCTTCACCTGTTTCTTCATCGACAGGTTCAACAAGATCTTCGGTGCGTTTTTCTTTTGTAAAATCAACGCTAGCCATGACGGAAACAACCACTTTATCCTGACCTAGAATCATGCCAAGCATTTGTTGGAGTTCCTGTTGCATGTCTTTTTCAATATCGTTACGGATATCTTCTTGTTGCTGGTAAGCGGATAAAGTTGTATCAACTCCGCCGCTTTCTCCGTAATCAAAAGCAGTTCCGTTCTGGTCCATGATGACAATGTTTTCGACAGGGAGATTCGGAACACTTTTACTTATAAGATGATAAAGCCCTGTAATTTGGCCCTGGTCAAGCTGAGCACCAGGATCCCTCGTAAGGACGATCGAAGCAGAAGCTGTTTCACCTGTTTCATCAAGCCAAACACTTTCGGCTGGTAGAGTAATCATCACTTTTGATTCCTGAATACCGCCAATTTGCTCAATTAAATAACTCAATTCATTTTGCATCGCATCTCGTTCTACAACATCGAATTGGCGATCTGTCATTCCCATGCCCATGTTTTCACTAAAGATGCTGTAGTTCACGTTACCGCTTTTTGGAATACCTTCAGCCGCTAGACTTACTTTTAAATCAGACGCCTGATCTTTTGGCACACTGATCGTTGTTCCATCAGCTGAAACTTCCACGGGAATCCCTTTCTGCTCGATGGCCCCTTTGATTTCACCAGCTTCGGTCGGCGTTAAATTAGAATAAATCGGTGTTAAATTGGGTTTAGACATCCAAAAAACAAGGAATAGAAGTAGGAGAAGAGTGACGAGAAATGTCCCTCCGATCAGCCATTTCGTTTTTGTGGAATAGCTTCCCCACATTTCTTGCCAGCGACTTTTAAAGTTCAGTAGTTGTTGGTTCATCTTTTATCCATCCCTGATTGGCTACATTTGCATGCGCATGATTTCCTGGTATGATTCAATAACCTTATTTCTCACTTCAACTGTTAGATTGAGAGATAGTGAGGCTTTTTTTGCTGCAAGCATAACTTCATGAACATCCTGTACTTCTCCAGTTACGAGCTTATTTGTCATTTGTTCCGATGCCACCTGGTTATCGTTCACTTGTTTAATCGCATTCTGCAGCATTTGACCAAAATCAGCTGTTGCCTCTCCTGAAGAAACCTGAGGCTTTGCTTGAGCAGGAAGCTGCTGAAGTGCACTAATCGTGTTCATATAATCCCCCTATGCTCGACATCTCTACTTCCCAAGCTCGAGCGCTTTCATATACATACTTTTTGTGGCGTTTAACGCCGTTACGTTTGCTTCATATGACCGTGAGGCTGACATAAGATCAACCATTTCCTTCACCATATCAACATTCGGCATCTCTACGTATCCCTCTTCATTCGCATCGGGATGAGCGGGATTATAAACAAGCTTATTTGGCGCATTATCTTCTTGTACGTTCGATACTTTCACTCCAGTAGAAGACGCTTCGTTCCCCATCGCCTTTTGGAGCTTGCTTTCAAACGAGTTTTCCTCTAGCTCTACTACTTTTCGCTTGTACGGCTGCCATTCACCATCAACAAGTTCTGAACGCGTTGTTTCGGCATTCGCAATATTTGAGGAAACGACGTCCATTCGGAGTCGGTTTGCTGTTAACGCTGAAGCGCTCGCATTGAATCCATTAAATAAATTCATTCTCATTAGCTCCCTCGAATTGCGGTTTGTAAGTCACGGAATTGGCTATTCGTCTTTTCAACCATCGCATTGTACCAAAGCTGGTTTTTCGCGAGTTCTGCCATTTCAACATCCATGTCAACGTTGTTTCCATTCGATTGATTTACTGTACTTTGATCCGTCTTCACAACGGGATTTAATGAATTTTTTTCGTAACTAAACGGGACGTGTTTGGGGTTTGATTTGTAGCTCTGCAGATTTTTAGTGGCTTCCTGCAGGTTATCTTGAAATGAAACGGTTTGTCGTTTGTAATTAGGGGTGTCAACATTTGATATATTTGACGTAATGGTTCGCTGTTGAACCATTGACGCATTTAATGCTTGTTCAAGCGGTTTGATCGATTGAAAAACATTCACGAAGCTTTCCACACTCCTTGTATAAATGTGTATTTGTAGGTAAATATTGGTTATGTGTCCAAAAGTATACTCATTCGACATTTTTTTCGATATTGATAGCATAGCATTGTCAAAAATAATAGTAAATGAGTGTTTTCACCTAAAAAACGACTTTTTTCACTTAATTTTCCCATATCCAAGCGGTATAATAGAGGTATAATTTTCTAAGTACACGTACGATCGTACTACGATGGGAGCGAAAAAATGTTTAAAGGCATGTATACAGCTACGTCCGGCATGATGGCAAGTGAGCGAAAGCAACAGTTCTTAACGAATAATCTCTCAAATGCTCAAACACCAGGCTTTAAGCAGGATGAAGCAACTTTCCGATCCTTTCCTGAATACTTATTGAAAGAAAGAAATACGAACACGCCCCCTAACTCTTCTATTGGCACGCTCCAAACTGGCGTCTACACGCAGGAAGGCATTCCGAACTTTTCAAGTGGATCTCTTAACGAAACTAGCAAACAAACAGATTTGGCCCTTATCGATGAGAACCTCCCTACCGTTGCAGAAACTAGTAAAAAAGGCCTACTTCTATTTGGTGTTCGTCTTGAGGATAACGCGATTCGCTACACAAGAAATGGAAATTTTTCTGTCGATGAAGAGGGTTTTCTTTCGACAAGTGAGGGCAATCAAGTAATTGGCGAAGATCTTCAGCCGATTCAACTAACGAGCGACTCGTTCACTGTGAGAGATGATGGCACGATTCTCGAGGAAAATGGCAACGAACAGCAGCTATGGATTGGCTATACCGATAACCCTACTAATCTCACTCAGCAAGGAAATGGCGTTTTTGCATGGGATGGTGATGAAGCTGATGCGCCAATCAATATACAAACCACTGATATTACCGAATATGCTGTGAAACAAGGCTACCTCGAAGGTTCGAACGTGGATATGACGACAACGATGACGGATATGCTTAACACGTATCGCTTATATGAAGCAAACCAAAAAGTACTACAAACGTACGATCAAAGCATCGACAAAGCCGTAAATGATGTCGGTCGCGTCTACTAGGAGGATTTCGCTTGAATATTCAAATGGCTACCGCATCTTCTTCACTTAGTCAGACACAAAAGAAAATGAATACAATCGCAAATAACATCGCAAACGTGAATACAGCAGGCTATAAAAGCCGAGAAGCAACGTTCCAGAATCTCTTAACCCAAACATATGCAAACCAAACTGGTGAAGCAACTGAGCCTGGAAGAGAAACCCCTGAAAACCTTCGCGTTGGTTTTGGATCAAAAGTTGGTTTAACGGTCCTTAACAACAAGCAAGGCTCTGCTCAAGAAACAGGTCGTAAACTTGACGTGATGCTTGAAGGAGAGAATGTTTACTTCCGGGTTCAAAACGACGATACCGTGAACTATACGAGAGATGGCTCTTTTGAGATTCAAAATCAGAACGGAGCATTTTCACTCGTAACAAGCCGTGGGAACTCGATTCTGGATACGAACGGTAATGCGATTACGTTTGATAATAATCCATCCAAAATTTCCATCTCTGAAACGGGAGAATTGGTAGCGACGGATGCGAACGGCAATGACCAAACGTTTCAGCTCAGCATCGCCAAAATCGATCGCCCGCAGGCGCTCGTGAATGTCGGAGGAAATGAATTTTCTCTCCAAGAGAACGGCGAGCTTGAGCTTGTCGCACTTAATGGAGACGAATATAAAACAAGACAAGGCTATCTTGAAATGTCGAACGTGGATTTAACGAATGAAACAACGGAGATGATCTCGACACAGCGACTCCTCCAATTCCAAAGCCAGGCGATTAAAATGGCGGATGAAATGATGGGGTTAGCGAATACGATCAAAAGATAAGTCAATAAACAAAATCCCTCTCGTATGAGAGGGATTTTGTTTATCTAAGAAAGTCTAAAAGAGATGGCTGAATGATCTTCGCGCTTGCGGCAAGAGAAGCCTGGTAGACGCTTTCTTCCGTTTTAAGTTTCATGATGGCTTCGGCAAAATCAACGTCATCGTTTTTAGAAACGAGCGTTTGTAGAGAAAGGTTTTCTTCCTTCAAGCGTTGATTCATCCCTTCCACTCTCGACTGCTTTGCGCCAAGGGTTGTCCAGCTGTTTAACACTTGCTCTTTACCTGTCTCAATCTGTTTCAGTGCACTGCTAACGCCTTCCTGATCCCCACTCGCTAATGCGCCTGAAAGCTGATCAAGCGTCTTAAACAGGTTCACATTCCCATCAAACACTTCTCCCGTAACGTTCATTTCAATTGTATTGCTATTGCTAGAAGACATACGCTGCATCAGTGACTGGTTGTTATAGGTTAGATCGCCATTCGCTGCAATTTGAATCGGTTGATCTGTTTTCTGTCCATTGAAGATGTACTTTCCATCAAACTTTGTATTGGCAATATCCTGAATCTCAGCGTGTAATTGTTCAATTTCTTTTGCAATCGTTTGCTGATCTTCTGGTGAGTTCGTTCCGTTCGACGCCTGTAAGCCTAGCTCATTTGCTCGCTGAAGCGCATTAGAGATGCTGTTAAGGGCCTGGTCGGTTGTTTCCATCCACGACAGAGCGTAATCGGTATTACGTTCATACTGCTCATTATCAGCTAGCTGAGAGGCGAGTTTCAAAGATTTCTGAACACCAATAGGATCATCAGAAGGCGTATTGATTCGTTTCCCTGTTGAAACCTGTTCATTCGCCTTTTCATAGCGCGAGAGGTTCTGCTGTAACTGAGAGGTGATGTTTGAGCTAAGCATTTGCTGTGTAATTCTCATATGATGATCTCCTTTCTACTAAACGCCCATGCGATTAATAATGACGTCAAGAAGCTCATCGGTTGTGCTGACATAGCGAGCTGCCGCATTATAAGCATGTTGAAATTGAATAAGGTTTGACATCTCTTCATCAAGCGAGACGC from Bacillus sp. Cs-700 encodes the following:
- the flgL gene encoding flagellar hook-associated protein FlgL — encoded protein: MRITQQMLSSNITSQLQQNLSRYEKANEQVSTGKRINTPSDDPIGVQKSLKLASQLADNEQYERNTDYALSWMETTDQALNSISNALQRANELGLQASNGTNSPEDQQTIAKEIEQLHAEIQDIANTKFDGKYIFNGQKTDQPIQIAANGDLTYNNQSLMQRMSSSNSNTIEMNVTGEVFDGNVNLFKTLDQLSGALASGDQEGVSSALKQIETGKEQVLNSWTTLGAKQSRVEGMNQRLKEENLSLQTLVSKNDDVDFAEAIMKLKTEESVYQASLAASAKIIQPSLLDFLR
- the fliG gene encoding flagellar motor switch protein FliG; translation: MVSTTEELTGTQKAAILLTSLGPDLSVQTFKHLSEKEIDQLALGISELRKVEPDEREAVVDEFIQMVKAKDYIAVGGIEYARHVLEQALGSKKAEEILTRLKANLKVKPFAFARKADPDQILNILQQEHPQTIALVLSYLDAKQSSQILSSLPQESQADVARRIALMDSTSPEVISQLETIIEGKLNATGSQDYTFTGGVEAIVQVLSSVDRSTERTILSSLEKDDPNLAEEIKKRMFVFEDIVTLDDRSIRLVISEVKDEDLSIALKVASDDVKDTIFRNMSNRRVDTVKEEIELMGPLRLREVEEAQTRIVSVIRYLEETGDVMIARGGGDDLIV
- the flgB gene encoding flagellar basal body rod protein FlgB, whose translation is MNVFQSIKPLEQALNASMVQQRTITSNISNVDTPNYKRQTVSFQDNLQEATKNLQSYKSNPKHVPFSYEKNSLNPVVKTDQSTVNQSNGNNVDMDVEMAELAKNQLWYNAMVEKTNSQFRDLQTAIRGS
- the fliE gene encoding flagellar hook-basal body complex protein FliE, yielding MNTISALQQLPAQAKPQVSSGEATADFGQMLQNAIKQVNDNQVASEQMTNKLVTGEVQDVHEVMLAAKKASLSLNLTVEVRNKVIESYQEIMRMQM
- the flgC gene encoding flagellar basal body rod protein FlgC, encoding MNLFNGFNASASALTANRLRMDVVSSNIANAETTRSELVDGEWQPYKRKVVELEENSFESKLQKAMGNEASSTGVKVSNVQEDNAPNKLVYNPAHPDANEEGYVEMPNVDMVKEMVDLMSASRSYEANVTALNATKSMYMKALELGK
- a CDS encoding FliH/SctL family protein → MSNVIRKTSGEKRAVPKVLEQRTVTEPKRSRILPTRTMTIEEKKSQLLEMMIRLEDLYHTIRTRLGEEEANVHHHLEKKQQEKELEWQEMTKKTVREAEESGYAAGYEAGMQQIHFEFDQQKKEMEQMIKAAYDKKEELIQSAEPFLLSLSTAIAKKIIMNELEQRPEVLLGIVQDTLKKVQDRGEVVFQVSTEDYQHVMPMVDELEKQLDVNASLKLVPMNDLEVGSGLVHTPSGSYDISIHSQLFEMKKQLLATFEERTIDEH
- a CDS encoding flagellar hook-basal body protein is translated as MFKGMYTATSGMMASERKQQFLTNNLSNAQTPGFKQDEATFRSFPEYLLKERNTNTPPNSSIGTLQTGVYTQEGIPNFSSGSLNETSKQTDLALIDENLPTVAETSKKGLLLFGVRLEDNAIRYTRNGNFSVDEEGFLSTSEGNQVIGEDLQPIQLTSDSFTVRDDGTILEENGNEQQLWIGYTDNPTNLTQQGNGVFAWDGDEADAPINIQTTDITEYAVKQGYLEGSNVDMTTTMTDMLNTYRLYEANQKVLQTYDQSIDKAVNDVGRVY
- the fliF gene encoding flagellar basal-body MS-ring/collar protein FliF, with the protein product MNQQLLNFKSRWQEMWGSYSTKTKWLIGGTFLVTLLLLLFLVFWMSKPNLTPIYSNLTPTEAGEIKGAIEQKGIPVEVSADGTTISVPKDQASDLKVSLAAEGIPKSGNVNYSIFSENMGMGMTDRQFDVVERDAMQNELSYLIEQIGGIQESKVMITLPAESVWLDETGETASASIVLTRDPGAQLDQGQITGLYHLISKSVPNLPVENIVIMDQNGTAFDYGESGGVDTTLSAYQQQEDIRNDIEKDMQQELQQMLGMILGQDKVVVSVMASVDFTKEKRTEDLVEPVDEETGEGIDISVEKIMESYSGDQAAAQDGTGTDEGEIPNYNADDPGAQGDGSYEKVEDRINREVNRIHKEIEESPYLIDDITINVGVEPPVADDITTLTAADIEDIRTVLKNVVRTSLSESEVPLDDAALEERISVFANEFKGRADYEEPTEGMFSKMMDSVPAWVLYTIAGGVGVLIIGGIFLLFRRRVSKEDEDFMEFEQSYSPPEDHYLPREEREVDMTPDTLVGKDEIESLAKNDPEEFVKLLRLWMKEE
- a CDS encoding flagellar hook-basal body protein, producing MNIQMATASSSLSQTQKKMNTIANNIANVNTAGYKSREATFQNLLTQTYANQTGEATEPGRETPENLRVGFGSKVGLTVLNNKQGSAQETGRKLDVMLEGENVYFRVQNDDTVNYTRDGSFEIQNQNGAFSLVTSRGNSILDTNGNAITFDNNPSKISISETGELVATDANGNDQTFQLSIAKIDRPQALVNVGGNEFSLQENGELELVALNGDEYKTRQGYLEMSNVDLTNETTEMISTQRLLQFQSQAIKMADEMMGLANTIKR